One genomic segment of Occultella kanbiaonis includes these proteins:
- a CDS encoding TetR/AcrR family transcriptional regulator encodes MDQTSTPALSGRRAQAARNDGLILLAARTVFLRDAAAPMSAVAKEAGVGISALYHRYEGKEDLLRRLCADGLERFAEIAQTCLDTGADPWTTFTEFVSGIIDADVHALTVNLAGTFTPSEELGRLAQDASALGVRIFEAARDAGVLRPGLVAEDLTLLFDQVTAVVGADPERTQALRRRYLTIWFDGIAGDGAPVGATGRGAADLPGPGPTPEEVGRRWIPRT; translated from the coding sequence ATGGATCAGACCTCCACCCCCGCCCTCAGCGGCCGGCGTGCCCAGGCCGCCCGCAACGACGGGCTCATCCTGCTCGCCGCGCGCACCGTGTTCCTGCGGGACGCGGCGGCACCGATGTCCGCGGTCGCGAAGGAGGCGGGCGTCGGCATCAGTGCCCTCTACCACCGGTACGAGGGCAAGGAGGACCTGCTCCGCCGGCTCTGCGCGGACGGCCTCGAGCGGTTCGCCGAGATCGCGCAGACGTGCCTGGACACGGGCGCGGACCCGTGGACCACGTTCACCGAGTTCGTCTCCGGCATCATCGACGCCGACGTGCACGCGCTGACCGTGAACCTGGCCGGCACGTTCACGCCGTCGGAGGAACTGGGGCGGCTCGCGCAGGATGCCTCCGCGCTCGGGGTGCGGATCTTCGAGGCGGCCCGCGACGCCGGGGTGCTGCGCCCCGGGCTCGTGGCCGAGGACCTGACCCTGCTCTTCGACCAGGTCACCGCGGTCGTCGGGGCGGACCCCGAGCGCACCCAGGCCCTGCGCCGGAGGTACCTGACCATCTGGTTCGACGGCATCGCCGGGGACGGCGCCCCGGTGGGTGCGACCGGCCGCGGCGCCGCCGACCTGCCGGGGCCGGGGCCCACGCCCGAGGAGGTCGGGCGTCGCTGGATCCCGCGGACCTGA
- a CDS encoding glutathione S-transferase family protein: MSEDQQGSYVLPGQEYTRDTTYIETRITADGRDGYPVEAGRYRLVVARACPWANRAIIVRRLLGLEDALSMGMCGPTHDARSWTFDLDPGGVDPVLGIERLQEAYFKRTPDYPRGITVPAIVDVPTGAVVTNDFAQMTLDLSTEWTAFHRDGAPELYPERLRGEIDEVAGLVYKDVNNGVYRCGFAGSQRAYEFAFDRLFARLDWLSERLAGQRYLVGDTITEADVRLFTTLARFDPVYHGHFKTNRSKLSEMPVLWAYARDLFQTPGFGDTIDFAQIKEHYYVVHSDVNPSRIVPKGPDLANWLTPHHREQLGGRPFGDGTPPPHPRPGEKVPADATALPGGRRSSKHH, translated from the coding sequence ATGAGTGAGGACCAGCAGGGCTCCTACGTGCTGCCCGGCCAGGAGTACACGCGCGACACCACCTACATCGAGACCCGCATCACCGCCGACGGCCGCGACGGCTATCCGGTCGAGGCCGGGCGGTACCGGCTCGTGGTGGCCCGGGCCTGCCCGTGGGCGAACCGGGCGATCATCGTGCGCCGCCTGCTCGGCCTCGAGGACGCCCTGTCGATGGGGATGTGCGGGCCCACCCACGACGCCCGGTCGTGGACGTTCGACCTGGACCCCGGCGGGGTGGACCCGGTGCTCGGCATCGAGCGACTGCAGGAGGCGTACTTCAAGCGCACCCCCGACTACCCCCGTGGGATCACGGTCCCGGCGATCGTGGACGTCCCCACCGGCGCGGTGGTCACGAACGACTTCGCGCAGATGACCCTTGATCTGTCCACCGAGTGGACCGCGTTCCACCGTGACGGTGCGCCCGAGCTCTACCCGGAGCGGCTGCGCGGGGAGATCGACGAGGTCGCCGGGCTCGTCTACAAGGACGTGAACAACGGCGTCTACCGGTGCGGGTTCGCCGGGTCGCAGCGCGCCTACGAGTTCGCCTTCGACCGCCTGTTCGCGCGGCTGGACTGGCTCAGCGAGCGGCTCGCCGGCCAGCGCTACCTGGTCGGTGACACGATCACCGAGGCGGACGTGCGGCTGTTCACCACGCTGGCACGGTTCGACCCCGTCTACCACGGTCACTTCAAGACGAACCGGTCCAAGCTCAGCGAGATGCCGGTGCTGTGGGCCTACGCCCGGGACCTGTTCCAGACCCCAGGGTTCGGCGACACCATCGACTTCGCCCAGATCAAGGAGCACTACTACGTGGTGCACTCGGACGTGAACCCGAGCCGGATCGTGCCCAAGGGTCCGGACCTGGCGAACTGGCTCACCCCACACCATCGCGAGCAGCTCGGTGGCCGGCCGTTCGGGGACGGCACCCCGCCGCCTCACCCGCGGCCTGGTGAGAAGGTCCCGGCGGACGCGACGGCCCTGCCGGGCGGCCGCCGATCGAGCAAGCATCACTGA
- a CDS encoding family 20 glycosylhydrolase → MSLLLVPAPTHLETRPGDGFVFTENTALVAPPGVARYAARLLGLGLDADGDASDTVELTLGAQPGEAYTLTVDADRIHIDGSTAGLVRGLATLVQLRALAADGAVPALRIEDAPRFARRGLMIDVVRHFFGVPALRRVIDLMAAYKLNVLHLHLTDDQGWRFESASRPELTEQSSATAVGGAPGGHLSAADLAGLTEYAAQRGIEVVGEIDLPGHTNAALHAVPELNAGGAATEVYTGTDVGFSQLTLALPATTGFLTDVIGDLAALTPGPYLHIGGDEVHTMEAAEYVEFIEAAAALTAAAGKTPIVWGEGAAADLPEGTLVQLWDTNSDPAPIAAAAQRGVGVILSPAKHVYLDMKYHDDYPLGLDWAGTVGVRDSYDWDPEQYLPGVDPAAIVGVEAALWTETIVTEADLFTMLLPRLAAVAEVAWSAQSDRDWETFAPRLAAHEPFWGAAGYPHEANVLAPVG, encoded by the coding sequence GTGAGCCTGCTGCTCGTCCCGGCCCCCACCCACCTCGAGACCCGCCCCGGTGACGGGTTCGTCTTCACCGAGAACACGGCGCTGGTCGCGCCGCCGGGGGTGGCCCGGTACGCCGCGCGGCTGCTCGGCCTCGGCCTGGACGCCGACGGCGATGCCTCCGACACCGTCGAGCTCACCCTGGGTGCGCAGCCCGGTGAGGCGTACACGCTCACGGTCGACGCCGACCGGATCCACATCGACGGCAGCACCGCCGGGCTGGTCCGCGGGCTGGCCACGCTGGTCCAGCTGCGCGCGCTCGCCGCCGACGGCGCCGTCCCGGCGCTGCGGATCGAGGACGCCCCCCGGTTCGCCCGCCGCGGGCTCATGATCGACGTGGTCCGGCACTTCTTCGGGGTGCCGGCGCTGCGCCGGGTCATCGATCTGATGGCCGCCTACAAGCTGAACGTCCTGCACCTGCACCTCACCGACGACCAGGGCTGGCGCTTCGAGTCCGCGAGCCGCCCCGAGCTGACCGAGCAGTCCAGCGCCACCGCCGTCGGCGGCGCGCCCGGTGGGCACCTGAGCGCCGCCGACCTGGCCGGCCTCACCGAGTACGCGGCCCAGCGTGGCATCGAGGTGGTCGGTGAGATCGACCTGCCCGGCCACACGAACGCCGCCCTGCACGCCGTCCCCGAGCTCAACGCCGGCGGCGCGGCGACCGAGGTCTACACGGGCACCGACGTCGGCTTCTCCCAGCTCACCCTCGCCCTGCCGGCCACCACCGGCTTCCTGACCGACGTGATCGGCGACCTCGCGGCGCTCACCCCGGGCCCGTACCTGCACATCGGCGGCGACGAGGTGCACACCATGGAGGCCGCCGAGTACGTCGAGTTCATCGAGGCCGCGGCGGCGCTGACCGCCGCCGCCGGCAAGACCCCGATCGTCTGGGGCGAGGGCGCCGCGGCGGACCTGCCCGAGGGCACGCTGGTGCAGCTGTGGGACACGAACTCCGACCCGGCGCCGATCGCGGCCGCGGCACAGCGTGGCGTCGGCGTCATCCTGAGCCCGGCCAAGCACGTGTACCTGGACATGAAGTACCACGACGACTACCCGCTCGGCCTGGACTGGGCCGGCACCGTGGGCGTGCGGGACAGTTACGACTGGGACCCGGAGCAGTACCTGCCCGGCGTGGACCCGGCCGCGATCGTGGGCGTCGAGGCCGCTCTGTGGACCGAGACGATCGTCACCGAGGCGGACCTGTTCACCATGCTGCTGCCGCGGCTGGCCGCCGTTGCCGAGGTGGCCTGGTCCGCCCAGTCCGACCGGGACTGGGAGACGTTCGCGCCGCGCCTGGCCGCCCACGAGCCGTTCTGGGGTGCCGCCGGGTACCCGCACGAGGCGAACGTGCTCGCGCCGGTCGGCTGA
- a CDS encoding LacI family DNA-binding transcriptional regulator — translation MLPADRRARLLRELRIHGTVHTEGFAMDVGASGMTIRRDLVDLERAGLLHRVHGGAVAAGAADEMSRSSAPVATIGMVVPSATYYFPDVIRGARAALGAAGARLILAVSDYSAVREREQITRLLSRRVDGLLVTPTVHAADDPATYELLATAAPAVVVLERSLDHSRWHGTLDTVRCDHEVGGVLAAEHLLATGCTRVLVAARSSTTAPLVGAGVTRALAAAGLQPEVLVLPPAQAPAAALQEALQGVVDRCRAGTVDGVVVIPDEVAIGLVDAAEDARLRVPGDLAVVAYDDEVAALCATPLTAVAPPRREVGYSGARLCLDRVMSRLRASTPGAWSRIELSPDLRIRSTTRD, via the coding sequence ATGCTCCCAGCCGATCGTCGCGCTCGCCTCCTGCGCGAGTTGCGCATCCACGGCACCGTGCACACCGAGGGGTTCGCGATGGATGTCGGCGCCTCGGGGATGACGATCCGGCGCGATCTCGTCGATCTTGAGCGCGCCGGGCTCCTGCACCGGGTGCACGGCGGCGCGGTCGCGGCGGGTGCGGCCGACGAGATGTCACGGTCCAGTGCCCCGGTCGCCACGATCGGGATGGTCGTCCCGTCGGCGACCTACTACTTCCCGGACGTGATCCGAGGTGCACGCGCCGCCCTCGGTGCCGCGGGCGCGCGCCTGATCCTGGCCGTCTCGGACTACTCGGCGGTCCGTGAGCGTGAGCAGATCACGCGTCTGCTCTCACGGCGCGTGGACGGCCTCCTGGTCACGCCCACGGTCCACGCGGCCGACGACCCTGCCACCTACGAGCTCCTCGCAACCGCAGCACCGGCGGTCGTGGTGCTGGAACGGAGCCTGGACCACTCGCGCTGGCACGGGACGCTGGACACGGTCCGGTGCGACCACGAGGTCGGCGGCGTGCTCGCGGCCGAGCACCTGCTCGCGACCGGGTGCACGCGGGTTCTCGTGGCGGCCCGATCCAGCACGACCGCACCACTGGTCGGCGCCGGTGTCACCCGGGCGCTGGCAGCAGCCGGGCTGCAGCCGGAGGTGCTCGTGCTGCCGCCGGCACAGGCCCCCGCGGCTGCGTTGCAGGAAGCCCTGCAGGGCGTGGTCGACCGGTGCCGTGCCGGCACCGTCGACGGCGTGGTGGTGATCCCCGACGAGGTCGCCATCGGGCTGGTGGACGCCGCCGAGGACGCGCGGCTGCGGGTCCCGGGCGACCTCGCCGTGGTCGCCTACGACGACGAGGTCGCCGCCCTCTGCGCGACACCGTTGACGGCGGTCGCCCCACCGCGCCGCGAGGTCGGGTACTCGGGCGCACGGCTGTGCCTGGACCGCGTGATGTCGCGGCTCCGCGCGAGCACTCCCGGCGCCTGGTCCAGGATCGAGCTCTCTCCCGACCTGCGGATCCGGTCCACCACCCGCGACTGA
- a CDS encoding glycosyltransferase family 2 protein: MLDCVLLVVSYRSAQDVTALLATVPPAVGELSWRAVVVNNDPADDLSAVAALPGVEVVESEANLGYAGGINVGLAAAPPSRFTIFLNPDLRLMPDSIVTMARAAEERHAVAPRIVDDAGETAPSLRREPAVLGSLGDALFGDRWPNRPGWLSEMIREPAAYERRMKVDWATGAALLVPTSVAREVGPWDADRFFLYSEETDYCRRLRAAGSQVRFTPDATVSHRGGGSGTSDALYALLEVNRVRYFRKWHRAPAGAAFAAVTALHSLLRASRSRNRLALRALLSASVRGELPGGTRQGL; encoded by the coding sequence ATGCTCGACTGTGTGCTGCTCGTGGTCTCCTACCGAAGCGCACAGGACGTCACGGCCCTGCTTGCCACGGTGCCACCCGCCGTCGGCGAGCTCTCCTGGCGCGCCGTCGTCGTGAACAACGACCCTGCCGACGACCTGAGTGCCGTGGCCGCGCTGCCCGGGGTGGAGGTCGTCGAGTCCGAAGCCAACCTCGGATATGCCGGTGGAATCAACGTCGGGCTGGCGGCAGCGCCGCCGTCGCGGTTCACGATATTCCTGAATCCCGACCTGCGCCTGATGCCCGACTCGATCGTCACGATGGCCAGGGCCGCGGAGGAGCGGCACGCCGTTGCCCCGCGGATCGTCGACGACGCCGGCGAGACTGCGCCCTCGCTCCGGAGGGAGCCCGCGGTCCTCGGCTCGCTCGGTGACGCGCTCTTCGGTGATCGGTGGCCGAACCGACCAGGGTGGCTCAGCGAGATGATCCGGGAGCCTGCCGCCTACGAGCGTCGAATGAAGGTTGACTGGGCGACCGGTGCGGCCCTGCTCGTCCCGACGAGCGTGGCGCGCGAGGTGGGACCCTGGGACGCGGACCGGTTCTTCCTCTACTCCGAGGAGACCGATTACTGCCGCCGGCTACGCGCCGCCGGGTCGCAGGTGCGGTTCACCCCGGACGCCACCGTGAGTCACCGAGGCGGCGGGTCCGGGACCTCGGACGCACTGTACGCATTGCTGGAGGTGAACCGGGTGCGCTACTTCCGGAAGTGGCATCGTGCCCCCGCGGGTGCGGCGTTCGCGGCGGTCACGGCGCTGCACAGCCTGCTCCGCGCCTCCCGGAGTCGGAACCGGCTAGCGCTTCGTGCGTTGCTCTCGGCCTCGGTGCGCGGGGAGTTGCCGGGAGGCACCCGGCAGGGCCTGTAG
- a CDS encoding aldo/keto reductase, translated as MTSYPAHVPAHSLSDGSTIPQLGFGVWQVPDDEAHTAVAEALRVGYRLIDTAAAYGNEAGVGRAIAESGLARDEVYVTTKLNNPDQGYDSTLRAYDDSLAKLGLETVDLYLIHWAAPAWDLYSDTWKAFVTLLNEGRVRSIGVSNFQIPHLERIIGETGVTPVLNQVESHPYLQQNELKAFHAEHNIATEAWSPLGSGRGLLEDPVFTEIAAAHQVTPAQVVLAWHLAVGNVVIPKSVTPSRIAENLAAVDVRLTDGDVARIAGLDRNHRYGGNPDNVSWGKPAHLA; from the coding sequence GTGACCAGCTACCCCGCACACGTCCCCGCACACTCCCTCTCCGACGGATCGACGATCCCGCAGCTCGGGTTCGGCGTCTGGCAGGTTCCCGACGACGAGGCGCACACCGCCGTCGCCGAGGCCCTGCGCGTCGGCTACCGCCTCATCGACACGGCCGCCGCCTACGGGAACGAGGCCGGCGTCGGCCGCGCGATCGCCGAGTCCGGACTCGCCCGCGACGAGGTGTACGTGACCACCAAGCTGAACAACCCGGACCAGGGCTACGACTCCACCCTGCGCGCCTACGACGACAGCCTCGCCAAGCTCGGCCTGGAGACCGTCGACCTGTACCTGATCCACTGGGCCGCGCCGGCGTGGGACCTGTACTCGGACACCTGGAAGGCGTTCGTGACCCTGCTGAACGAGGGCCGGGTGCGCTCGATCGGCGTCTCGAACTTCCAGATCCCCCACCTCGAGCGGATCATCGGCGAGACCGGGGTGACCCCGGTGCTGAACCAGGTCGAGTCGCACCCGTACCTGCAGCAGAACGAGCTCAAGGCGTTCCACGCCGAGCACAACATCGCGACCGAGGCGTGGTCCCCGCTCGGCTCCGGACGCGGCCTGCTCGAGGACCCGGTGTTCACCGAGATCGCCGCCGCGCACCAGGTCACCCCGGCCCAGGTGGTCCTCGCGTGGCACCTGGCCGTCGGCAACGTGGTGATCCCGAAGTCCGTGACGCCGTCCCGGATCGCGGAGAACCTCGCCGCCGTCGACGTGCGCCTCACCGACGGCGACGTCGCCCGGATCGCCGGCCTCGACCGCAACCACCGCTACGGCGGCAACCCGGACAACGTGTCCTGGGGCAAGCCCGCGCACCTCGCCTGA
- a CDS encoding CopG family transcriptional regulator has translation MRTTVKLDPEVAAAAERLRKERHIGLGEAVNELARAGLTRGEKVTRFRQRTASVGLKVDVTDVAAALELLDQYDAEDAS, from the coding sequence ATGAGGACGACGGTGAAGCTCGACCCAGAGGTCGCAGCGGCGGCCGAGCGGCTCCGCAAGGAACGTCACATCGGGCTCGGGGAGGCCGTGAACGAGCTTGCCCGCGCGGGTCTCACGCGTGGGGAGAAAGTGACCCGCTTCCGACAGCGGACGGCGAGCGTCGGGCTGAAGGTCGACGTCACCGATGTCGCCGCCGCACTCGAACTGCTCGATCAGTACGACGCCGAGGACGCCAGTTGA
- a CDS encoding type II toxin-antitoxin system VapC family toxin: protein MIVDANVLLYAVDDQSHFHTTARTWLDEAMNGVERVGLPWVSLTAFQRIITHPRVSASPLATAEAWSYITDWLDADQTWVPTPGARHRDILGSLLIDGDLRGNLVTDAHLAALAIEHGTGICSFDSDFARFKGLHWINPGRQ from the coding sequence TTGATCGTCGACGCCAACGTCCTGCTCTACGCCGTCGACGACCAGTCGCACTTCCACACCACAGCACGGACCTGGCTGGACGAGGCGATGAACGGCGTCGAACGCGTCGGGCTGCCGTGGGTGTCGCTGACGGCATTCCAGCGCATCATCACCCACCCCCGTGTCTCGGCGAGCCCCCTCGCCACGGCTGAGGCCTGGAGCTACATCACCGACTGGCTGGACGCCGACCAGACCTGGGTACCGACACCGGGCGCCCGCCACCGAGACATCCTCGGCTCGCTTCTCATCGACGGCGACCTGCGCGGGAACCTCGTCACCGACGCCCACCTCGCGGCGCTCGCCATCGAGCACGGAACCGGCATCTGCTCCTTCGACAGCGACTTCGCCCGCTTCAAAGGCCTCCACTGGATCAACCCCGGCCGTCAGTGA
- a CDS encoding epoxide hydrolase family protein, which yields MSEITPTTIDIPQADLDDLSDRLARTRWADEIEGSGSEYGTSLAQVREWAEYWRTSFDWRALEARLNAYPQFTTEIDGQRIHFLHVRSPRPDATALILTHGWPGSVLEYLDVIDPLVAAGFDLVIPSLPGFGFSGPTTERGWGVPRIAAAWVELMNRLGYDRYGAVGNDAGSMISPEVGRLAPESVIGVHVTQLFSFPSGDPAELADLTPEEQAGMERLSWFWENMGAFNVLQTQAPQTLAHALADSPVGLLGWNGQLLVGLDTEFVVANAAVYWLTGTSGSSIRMYREMAADPRPAGPTTTPTALAAGAKDFLSIRRFADRDHAAIVRWHVFDVPGHYTAHEAPQVIVDDVTAFFAQLASGVGRAD from the coding sequence ATGTCCGAGATCACCCCCACCACGATCGACATCCCCCAAGCAGACCTCGACGACCTCTCCGACCGGCTGGCCCGGACCCGCTGGGCGGACGAGATCGAGGGATCCGGCTCCGAGTACGGCACCAGCCTGGCCCAGGTGCGCGAGTGGGCCGAGTACTGGCGCACCTCGTTCGACTGGCGCGCGCTCGAGGCCCGGCTGAACGCCTACCCGCAGTTCACCACCGAGATCGACGGGCAGCGCATCCACTTCCTGCACGTGCGCTCACCCCGTCCGGACGCCACCGCGCTGATCCTCACGCACGGCTGGCCGGGCTCGGTCCTGGAGTACCTGGACGTGATCGACCCGCTCGTCGCGGCAGGGTTCGACCTGGTCATCCCGTCGCTACCCGGCTTCGGCTTCTCCGGACCCACCACCGAGCGGGGCTGGGGCGTGCCGCGCATCGCGGCCGCGTGGGTCGAGCTCATGAACCGGCTCGGCTACGACCGCTACGGGGCGGTGGGCAACGACGCGGGATCGATGATCTCGCCCGAGGTGGGCCGGCTCGCACCCGAGTCCGTCATCGGCGTGCACGTCACCCAGTTGTTCTCGTTCCCGTCCGGCGACCCGGCCGAGCTGGCGGATCTGACGCCCGAGGAGCAGGCCGGCATGGAACGGCTGAGCTGGTTCTGGGAGAACATGGGCGCCTTCAACGTGCTCCAGACCCAGGCGCCGCAGACGCTGGCACACGCCCTCGCCGACTCCCCGGTCGGCCTGCTCGGCTGGAACGGGCAGCTCCTGGTGGGGCTGGACACCGAGTTCGTGGTCGCGAACGCGGCGGTCTACTGGCTCACCGGCACCAGCGGGTCCTCGATCCGGATGTACCGGGAGATGGCCGCCGATCCCAGGCCGGCCGGACCCACCACCACGCCGACGGCGCTGGCGGCCGGCGCGAAGGACTTCCTCTCGATCCGCCGGTTCGCCGACCGCGACCACGCCGCGATCGTGCGCTGGCACGTGTTCGACGTGCCGGGGCACTACACGGCGCACGAGGCGCCGCAGGTGATCGTCGATGACGTCACGGCGTTCTTCGCACAGCTCGCCTCCGGCGTGGGCCGGGCCGACTGA
- a CDS encoding ABC-F family ATP-binding cassette domain-containing protein, giving the protein MSATLQVIGFGAAHGARELFTDLTFTIAPGDVWGLVGANGAGKSTLLAALAARSEDPASGGGAELTGRTVLAPPQATVGYLAQEPERLPGEDILAFLRRRTGVDRAGSAMDAVAHAMAERPDDGAAAEAYSLALERWLGLGGADLDERVPGIAADIGLTVALDAPMISLSGGEAARVGLAALLLQRYDVLLLDEPTNDLDLAGLERLEQFVRGSRAPMVIVSHDREFLARTVTGIVELDLAQRQVNVFDGGYDAYLAEREVARARAREAYEEYADTLGTLRSRAQTQKTWVDKGVRNARKKAKDNDKHIIHAAVSRSEKQAAKVSQTERAIERLDVVEEPRKEWQLQMSIAAASRSGSVVATLDAAVVRRGGFTLGPVTAQVDAGDRIVITGANGSGKTTLLGLLLGRIAPDSGRAALGSGVEIGEVDQARALFDEPDSVPVLFGRLVPDWAEADVRTLLAKFGLGGEHVRRPAASLSPGERTRAALALLQARGVNLLVLDEPTNHLDLPAIEQLEQAVESFAGTVLLVTHDRRMLAEVRATRRWQLDAGRLTELD; this is encoded by the coding sequence ATGTCTGCCACGCTCCAGGTGATCGGGTTCGGCGCTGCCCACGGCGCCCGCGAACTGTTCACCGACCTCACGTTCACGATCGCACCAGGGGATGTCTGGGGTCTGGTCGGCGCGAACGGGGCCGGGAAGTCGACGCTGCTGGCCGCGCTCGCGGCGCGCTCGGAGGACCCCGCGAGCGGCGGCGGGGCGGAGCTGACCGGGCGTACCGTGCTCGCTCCCCCGCAGGCGACCGTCGGCTACCTCGCCCAGGAGCCCGAGCGGCTGCCGGGTGAGGACATCCTGGCGTTCCTGCGCCGGCGCACCGGTGTGGACCGGGCCGGGTCGGCGATGGACGCGGTGGCTCATGCCATGGCGGAGCGCCCCGACGACGGCGCAGCGGCCGAGGCGTACAGCCTCGCCCTGGAGCGGTGGCTCGGCCTGGGCGGGGCCGACCTGGACGAGCGGGTGCCGGGCATCGCGGCCGACATCGGGCTGACGGTCGCGCTCGACGCGCCGATGATCTCGCTCTCGGGCGGTGAGGCGGCCCGGGTGGGCCTCGCCGCGTTGCTGCTGCAGCGTTACGACGTGCTGCTGCTCGACGAGCCGACGAACGACCTGGACCTGGCCGGGCTCGAGCGCCTGGAGCAGTTCGTGCGTGGCTCGCGGGCACCGATGGTGATCGTCTCCCACGACCGCGAGTTCCTCGCCCGGACCGTGACCGGGATCGTCGAACTGGACCTGGCCCAGCGTCAGGTGAACGTCTTCGACGGCGGCTACGACGCCTACCTTGCCGAGCGGGAGGTGGCCCGGGCGCGAGCGCGTGAGGCGTACGAGGAGTACGCGGACACCCTCGGCACACTCCGCTCGCGCGCGCAGACCCAGAAGACCTGGGTGGACAAGGGGGTGCGGAACGCCCGGAAGAAGGCCAAGGACAACGACAAGCACATCATCCACGCGGCGGTCTCCCGGTCGGAGAAGCAGGCCGCGAAGGTGAGCCAGACCGAGCGCGCGATCGAGCGACTGGACGTGGTCGAGGAACCGCGCAAGGAATGGCAGCTGCAGATGTCCATCGCCGCGGCATCGCGATCGGGGTCCGTGGTCGCCACCCTGGACGCCGCCGTGGTCCGCCGCGGCGGCTTCACCCTCGGGCCCGTGACCGCGCAGGTCGACGCGGGCGACCGGATCGTGATCACCGGGGCGAACGGTTCCGGCAAGACCACGCTGCTCGGCCTGTTGCTCGGGCGGATCGCGCCCGACTCCGGGCGCGCGGCCCTTGGGTCCGGGGTCGAGATCGGTGAGGTGGACCAGGCCCGGGCCCTGTTCGACGAGCCCGACTCGGTGCCGGTGCTGTTCGGGCGCCTGGTCCCGGACTGGGCCGAGGCGGACGTGCGCACCCTGCTGGCGAAGTTCGGACTCGGCGGGGAGCACGTGCGCCGCCCGGCAGCATCCCTGTCCCCCGGCGAGCGCACCCGAGCTGCCCTCGCCCTCCTGCAGGCCCGCGGCGTGAACCTCCTGGTCCTAGACGAACCGACGAACCACCTGGACCTGCCCGCCATCGAGCAGCTCGAACAGGCCGTGGAGTCGTTCGCGGGAACGGTGCTGCTGGTCACCCACGACCGTCGGATGCTTGCCGAGGTGCGAGCCACCCGGCGCTGGCAGTTGGACGCCGGGCGGCTCACCGAACTCGACTGA
- a CDS encoding TIGR03086 family metal-binding protein, translating into MTASASTTWTVLTQAHAALRSVATAVSEAPAERWDAPTPCQDWTVTQVLTHATGDQRAYAAALTGTGGPTEDPFSPSATRTADPVAEVTAATEAAAAAFAGVAPGAEAVPNPLPQGPMSAELAVGAAALDAAVHAWDVAMAIGAPSPLTADLAAALLPTAHTLVEPLRAWGVYAPVVPGATADPADELLRFLGRNPEWKA; encoded by the coding sequence ATGACCGCATCGGCCAGCACCACCTGGACCGTTCTCACACAGGCCCACGCCGCCCTGCGGAGCGTCGCCACCGCGGTGAGCGAAGCCCCGGCCGAGCGGTGGGACGCCCCCACCCCATGCCAGGACTGGACCGTGACCCAGGTCCTCACCCACGCGACGGGCGACCAGCGGGCCTACGCCGCGGCCCTCACCGGAACCGGCGGCCCGACGGAGGACCCGTTCTCGCCGTCGGCCACGCGCACGGCGGACCCGGTCGCCGAGGTGACAGCGGCCACCGAGGCCGCCGCAGCGGCCTTCGCCGGCGTGGCCCCGGGCGCCGAGGCGGTCCCGAACCCACTCCCCCAGGGGCCGATGAGCGCAGAGCTCGCGGTCGGCGCGGCGGCGCTGGACGCCGCGGTGCACGCCTGGGACGTCGCGATGGCGATCGGCGCGCCCAGCCCGCTCACGGCGGACCTGGCAGCGGCGCTGCTGCCCACCGCACACACGCTCGTGGAGCCGCTGCGTGCCTGGGGCGTCTACGCCCCGGTCGTGCCCGGCGCCACCGCGGACCCTGCCGACGAACTGCTCCGGTTCCTCGGCCGCAACCCCGAATGGAAGGCCTGA